A single region of the Vicinamibacteria bacterium genome encodes:
- a CDS encoding sulfatase-like hydrolase/transferase → MKSVELAATLGLATLLGACRGDSSPPVFPRAPVVLISIDTLRADRLPAYGYRGVRTPNLDRFRREAILYQNAYSPCPMTLPSHLTMLTGLLPKEHGVRNNLGFVFSGEAHTSLPFLLKGQGYATGAAVSSYVLRAETGLARIFDYYEDSIDPRPGAPFIDYQRPGGKTAAFAREWIARQETAPFFFFFHIYEPHVPYDPPEPFRSLYPSAYDGEVATADAIVGDFLADLKTLGVYDRAVIILTSDHGEGLGDHGEDQHSILLYLEALHVPLLLKLPGGARGGGRVEAPAQLSDILPTVTDMLGLKTPGGLRGLSLLRLPAPQPRFIYAETLYPRIQLGWSELRSLIDGRYHYIQGPRPELYDIASDPAERNDRIASEAATAARLARELERFPMLGPQDVARPDPGAAERLAALGYIGGVRERGASPLPNPRDNLKFLQAMREGWRLAADHRVGEALEVLTAMVKANPAMVEVWIKLGDVYAEAGRDDEAEAAYQEALQRSPLFLEDVALAQGYAQLRRGRLAEAEATARRALPLNPAKARDLLTRVALARNRLDEALGHARAAAGGRSPQPSFMLLLAEVELKRGDPRAALLVLGQAEGRAAELRLAGVYGLEFFRADALARLARPAEAEAAYRKEIASFPGHAEAYSNLAVLCFLRGDRAAVASLMEQMVAANPSPRSYLLAAATWRALGDAALAATWSRRANRPSS, encoded by the coding sequence ATGAAGAGCGTCGAGCTTGCGGCCACCCTAGGGCTCGCGACCCTGCTGGGGGCCTGCCGCGGAGACTCCTCTCCCCCCGTGTTTCCCCGAGCCCCGGTAGTCTTGATTTCCATCGACACCCTGCGCGCGGACCGGCTCCCTGCCTACGGGTACCGCGGCGTGCGCACGCCGAACCTAGACCGCTTCCGGCGAGAGGCGATCCTGTACCAGAACGCCTACAGCCCCTGCCCCATGACGCTGCCCTCCCATCTCACGATGCTGACCGGTCTCCTGCCCAAGGAACACGGGGTCCGGAACAACCTGGGCTTCGTCTTCTCGGGGGAGGCGCACACGAGCCTCCCCTTTCTGCTCAAGGGCCAGGGCTATGCCACGGGGGCGGCCGTCTCGTCCTACGTGTTACGGGCCGAGACCGGCCTGGCCAGGATCTTCGATTACTACGAGGACTCGATCGATCCCCGACCGGGCGCGCCCTTCATCGACTATCAGAGACCGGGCGGGAAGACAGCCGCGTTCGCCCGGGAGTGGATCGCGCGCCAAGAGACGGCGCCTTTTTTCTTCTTCTTCCACATCTATGAGCCCCACGTCCCCTACGACCCTCCCGAGCCCTTTAGGAGCCTCTACCCGTCCGCCTATGACGGCGAGGTAGCGACCGCCGACGCCATCGTGGGCGACTTTCTGGCCGACCTCAAGACGCTCGGCGTCTACGACCGTGCCGTCATCATCCTCACCTCGGACCACGGCGAGGGCTTGGGCGACCACGGGGAGGACCAGCATTCGATCCTCCTCTATCTGGAGGCGCTCCACGTCCCCCTCCTCCTGAAGCTGCCCGGCGGGGCGCGGGGGGGCGGGCGCGTGGAGGCTCCCGCGCAACTCAGCGACATCCTTCCTACCGTCACCGACATGCTCGGCCTCAAGACGCCGGGGGGCTTGCGGGGGCTCTCCTTGCTGCGGTTACCGGCCCCGCAGCCGCGGTTCATCTACGCGGAGACCCTCTATCCCCGGATTCAACTCGGGTGGAGCGAGCTCCGCTCCCTCATCGACGGCCGTTATCACTACATCCAGGGCCCGCGGCCCGAGCTCTACGACATCGCATCCGATCCGGCGGAACGGAACGATCGAATCGCGAGCGAGGCCGCCACCGCCGCGCGTCTCGCCCGGGAACTCGAGCGCTTCCCGATGCTCGGTCCCCAGGACGTCGCCCGCCCGGACCCCGGCGCCGCGGAGCGTTTGGCCGCCCTCGGCTACATCGGTGGCGTCCGGGAGCGCGGCGCCTCCCCCCTCCCGAACCCGCGGGATAACCTGAAGTTCCTCCAGGCCATGAGGGAGGGCTGGCGTCTGGCCGCGGACCACCGGGTGGGCGAGGCGCTCGAGGTGCTCACGGCCATGGTCAAGGCGAACCCGGCCATGGTCGAGGTCTGGATTAAGCTGGGTGACGTCTACGCCGAAGCGGGAAGGGACGACGAGGCGGAGGCGGCTTACCAGGAAGCCCTCCAGCGCTCGCCGCTCTTCCTCGAGGACGTCGCCCTCGCGCAGGGCTACGCTCAGCTCAGGCGGGGCCGGCTCGCCGAGGCGGAAGCGACGGCCAGGAGGGCCCTTCCCCTCAACCCGGCAAAGGCCCGGGACCTCCTGACGCGCGTGGCCCTCGCCCGCAACCGCTTAGACGAAGCCCTGGGCCACGCCCGGGCCGCGGCCGGCGGCCGGAGCCCGCAGCCCTCCTTCATGCTCCTCCTCGCCGAAGTTGAATTGAAGAGGGGCGATCCTCGGGCGGCTCTCCTCGTCTTGGGCCAGGCGGAGGGGCGGGCCGCCGAGCTGAGGCTGGCGGGCGTCTACGGCCTGGAGTTCTTCCGGGCGGACGCCCTCGCCCGCCTGGCCCGGCCGGCCGAGGCCGAGGCCGCCTACCGGAAGGAGATCGCGAGCTTTCCCGGACACGCCGAGGCCTACTCGAACCTGGCCGTCCTCTGTTTCCTGCGGGGAGACCGGGCGGCGGTCGCGAGCCTGATGGAGCAGATGGTGGCCGCGAACCCGTCCCCTCGCAGCTATCTTCTGGCCGCGGCCACGTGGCGGGCCCTCGGCGACGCCGCCCTCGCTGCCACCTGGAGCCGCCGGGCCAACCGTCCCTCCTCCTAG
- the pgm gene encoding phosphoglucomutase (alpha-D-glucose-1,6-bisphosphate-dependent), which yields MSIHPRAGQPAQPSDLVDLSRLVTAYYTERPDPSEPGQRVSFGTSGHRGSSLRRSFNEAHVLAVVQAVCDYRRTQGTDGPLFLGIDTHALSLPAARSALEVLAGNGVVTLVDAADGYTPTPVISHAILAWNRGRADGSADGIVISPSHNPPPDGGIKYNPPHGGPADTGATGAIQDRANSLLADDLREVVRIPFERARKAATTRGHDFLTAYVDDLPSVVDLEAARSVGVSVGADPLGGASVAYWARIAERHRLELTVVNDRVDGAFSFMTLDWDGKIRMDCSSPYAMAGLIRLKERFRVAVGNDADADRHGIVVPGSGLMNPNHYLAAAVAYLYRHRPGWSPRAAVGKTLVSSSLIDRVAAALDRPLLEVPVGFKWFVPGLLSGEVAFGGEESAGASFLRRDGSVWTTDKDGLILGLLAAEITARLGRDPGELYRDLVREHGEPVYERIDAPATPAEKARLGALGSEQIRATELAGSRIIAILTVAPGNGAPIGGLKVVTEDGWFAARPSGTEDLYKIYAESFRGLDHLHRLQEEARTLVGEVLTAP from the coding sequence GTGAGCATCCACCCCCGCGCCGGGCAACCCGCGCAGCCGTCAGACCTCGTCGACCTCAGCCGGCTCGTCACCGCCTACTACACAGAACGACCGGACCCCTCCGAACCTGGACAGCGGGTTTCCTTCGGCACCTCCGGCCATCGGGGCTCTTCCCTGCGGCGCAGCTTCAACGAAGCCCACGTCTTGGCCGTGGTCCAGGCCGTGTGCGACTACCGTCGAACCCAGGGGACGGACGGCCCGCTTTTCCTGGGCATCGACACGCACGCCCTCTCGCTTCCGGCGGCGCGGTCTGCCCTCGAGGTGCTGGCCGGAAACGGAGTGGTGACGCTGGTCGACGCCGCGGACGGATACACACCCACCCCCGTCATCTCCCACGCGATCCTCGCTTGGAACCGCGGGCGCGCAGATGGCTCGGCCGACGGCATCGTCATATCGCCCTCCCACAACCCTCCGCCGGACGGTGGCATCAAGTACAACCCCCCCCACGGCGGGCCGGCCGATACCGGGGCCACGGGCGCGATCCAGGACCGGGCCAACTCTCTTCTTGCCGACGACCTGCGGGAGGTGGTGCGCATTCCCTTCGAGCGGGCCCGCAAGGCTGCCACCACGCGGGGGCACGATTTTCTCACCGCCTATGTGGATGACCTTCCGTCCGTCGTGGATCTAGAGGCGGCTCGGAGCGTGGGGGTGAGCGTGGGAGCGGATCCGCTGGGCGGGGCCAGCGTGGCCTACTGGGCGCGTATCGCCGAGCGGCACCGGCTCGAGCTTACGGTGGTGAACGACCGCGTGGACGGAGCCTTCTCGTTCATGACCTTGGATTGGGACGGCAAGATTCGGATGGACTGTTCCTCGCCCTACGCGATGGCCGGGCTGATCCGGCTGAAGGAGCGGTTCCGGGTCGCGGTGGGCAATGACGCCGACGCGGACCGGCACGGGATCGTGGTCCCCGGCTCTGGCCTCATGAACCCGAACCACTATCTGGCCGCGGCCGTCGCCTACCTCTACCGCCACCGCCCGGGTTGGAGCCCGCGGGCGGCGGTGGGCAAGACCCTGGTGAGCAGCAGCCTGATCGACCGGGTGGCGGCCGCCCTGGACCGCCCCCTGCTCGAGGTGCCGGTCGGGTTCAAGTGGTTTGTGCCCGGCCTTCTTTCGGGCGAAGTGGCCTTCGGGGGCGAGGAGAGCGCGGGGGCCTCGTTCCTGCGCCGGGACGGATCGGTATGGACCACGGACAAGGATGGCCTGATCCTTGGTCTGCTGGCGGCAGAGATCACCGCCCGCCTGGGCCGGGACCCGGGCGAGCTGTATCGTGACCTCGTGCGCGAGCATGGGGAACCGGTCTATGAGCGGATCGACGCCCCCGCCACGCCCGCGGAGAAGGCCCGGCTCGGGGCGCTCGGGTCGGAGCAGATCCGAGCCACCGAGCTGGCGGGGTCGCGGATCATCGCCATCCTCACCGTCGCCCCCGGCAACGGAGCCCCCATCGGGGGCCTTAAGGTGGTGACGGAGGATGGCTGGTTTGCGGCGCGTCCTTCGGGGACGGAGGACCTCTACAAGATCTACGCGGAGAGCTTTCGCGGCCTCGACCACCTGCACCGCCTGCAGGAAGAGGCGCGGACGTTGGTGGGCGAGGTCCTGACGGCCCCCTGA
- the msrA gene encoding peptide-methionine (S)-S-oxide reductase MsrA — MIVVDLGRRRFLRWLVPIGLVLVALGSGASPSPASVATSQPATAIFAGGCFWCMEPAFVSLEGVLSVTSGYTGGGKRNPTYEEVSSGSTGHAESVQVIYDPAKITYEQLLDAFWHNIDPLAANAQFCDHGSQYRSAIFYRDESQRRAAEESRQKLEERPQFKGKIRTEVVPASAFYPAEEYHQHFYRKNPVRYQQYRQGCGRDHRLQELWGDSAGGHR, encoded by the coding sequence ATGATCGTGGTGGATCTAGGGAGGAGGAGATTCTTGAGATGGCTTGTCCCGATCGGCCTTGTTCTCGTCGCTCTTGGCTCTGGGGCCTCGCCTAGCCCAGCGTCGGTCGCCACGTCACAGCCCGCAACCGCGATCTTCGCGGGCGGCTGCTTCTGGTGCATGGAGCCGGCGTTTGTGAGTCTCGAGGGCGTGCTCTCCGTGACTTCCGGTTACACGGGCGGTGGGAAGAGGAACCCGACCTACGAGGAAGTTTCGTCGGGCTCGACCGGCCACGCCGAGTCCGTTCAGGTGATCTACGACCCCGCAAAGATCACCTACGAGCAGCTTCTGGACGCGTTCTGGCACAACATTGATCCCCTCGCCGCGAACGCGCAGTTCTGCGATCACGGGTCCCAGTATCGATCGGCGATCTTCTACCGGGACGAGAGCCAGCGGCGGGCGGCCGAGGAGTCGAGGCAGAAGCTTGAGGAGCGCCCCCAGTTCAAGGGAAAGATCAGGACGGAGGTCGTTCCCGCTTCCGCTTTCTATCCGGCCGAAGAGTATCATCAACACTTCTATCGCAAGAACCCCGTGCGTTACCAACAATACCGGCAGGGCTGCGGGCGCGACCACCGGCTCCAGGAGCTGTGGGGAGACAGCGCAGGAGGACATCGATGA
- a CDS encoding efflux RND transporter permease subunit, with product MTLAELCVKRGVFAVMLIAFLGVLGIFSFRDLGVDLFPRADPATVNISVKLAGATPEEMTTQVVLPLEEALSTISGLDELTSSATEGNARVTCQFVLEREIESAAQDVREKVAGALRNLPPNILPPIIQKADPDSDPVLTVVVAGDKSLRETTEIADKRIKRVLETVDGVGQVSLTGGRLRQIRIFADADKLAAYGLTIMDVESAVQNENVEIPGGTIVRGDAELGVRTLGRLDAVSQFGDIIVKNVGGSPIRVNDLGAVEDSYGEPHSWNLLEDKQAVSLDVQRQSGTNTVKIIDTVKRKIAEIEKTLPPGMTLRVIRDQSVFINASIVSLEEHLLFGSLLASLVVLLFIRSLRSVVIASLAIPTSIIATFTLLKAMDFTLNNMTLLALTLAVGIVIDDAIVVLENIVRYLEEKGYEPKSAAIAATQEITLAVLATTLSLVIIFLPIAFMNGYARRYVNQFGWTMAFSILVSMLVSFTLTPMLSSRLLKRVPAGGAHASKASPFFVWIDRRYGEILAWSLDHRKAVMGIALGTFLLALPLNALVGRDWIPPDDEGEITALLNLPEGTSLDATARLATEIAGRIGRLKGVAFVNPYIHEGLMSHAHIYVKLVDLGKRSFSNLDAAAEVRKICAGYPNLRSKVMIPSALGGGETFFPIRALILGPDFDQVAGVAKEAAGRMRKVPGLLDVDTSVSINSPELQVMIDRQRASDLGVRAADIGNALRLMIAGEDQISTYKEGDEQYDVTMQLLPGQQKNPEVLSRLMIPSAKVGQVRLDNVAAIQRGVGPARIDRYNRQFQVQVFGNNAPDFPLDAAARAVGEEVRKTGLPAGYNFRFTGSVKILDETTRNLIIAFLLASIFMYMVLAAQFDSFLHPFTIMLSLPLSIPFALFSLWITARTLNLWSSLGVLLLLGIVKKNGILQVDYTNKLRAEGLPLREAILKANHVRLRPILMTTLSIVAGLIPTAIGIGAGAAQRSAVAVTIIGGQTLCLLPTLLVTPVAYSLFAEAEERGFRASLAPLVAWAWTGVRSPRV from the coding sequence ATGACGCTGGCCGAGCTCTGCGTCAAGCGTGGCGTGTTCGCCGTCATGCTCATCGCGTTCCTAGGGGTCCTGGGGATTTTCTCCTTCCGCGACCTTGGCGTGGACCTCTTCCCGCGGGCCGATCCCGCCACCGTCAACATCAGCGTCAAGCTCGCGGGGGCCACCCCGGAGGAGATGACGACGCAGGTGGTTTTGCCATTGGAGGAGGCCTTGTCCACCATCAGCGGACTGGACGAGCTGACCTCCTCCGCCACTGAAGGCAACGCCCGCGTCACGTGCCAGTTCGTCCTCGAGCGCGAGATCGAGAGCGCCGCCCAGGACGTGCGCGAGAAAGTAGCGGGAGCCCTGCGCAACCTCCCCCCCAACATCCTGCCCCCCATCATCCAGAAGGCCGACCCCGACTCCGACCCCGTCCTCACCGTGGTCGTGGCGGGGGACAAGAGCCTGCGGGAGACCACGGAGATCGCGGACAAGCGCATCAAGCGCGTCTTGGAGACGGTGGACGGCGTGGGGCAGGTGAGCCTGACCGGGGGCCGGCTCCGCCAGATCCGGATCTTCGCCGACGCGGACAAGCTCGCCGCCTACGGGCTCACCATCATGGACGTCGAGAGCGCCGTCCAGAACGAGAACGTGGAGATCCCGGGCGGGACGATCGTGCGCGGGGACGCGGAGTTGGGCGTGCGCACCCTCGGCCGTCTGGATGCGGTGAGCCAGTTCGGCGACATCATCGTGAAGAACGTGGGGGGCAGCCCCATCCGGGTCAACGACCTCGGGGCGGTGGAGGACAGCTACGGCGAGCCCCATTCCTGGAACCTGCTCGAGGACAAGCAGGCGGTCTCCCTCGACGTGCAGCGCCAGTCGGGCACCAACACGGTCAAGATCATCGACACCGTCAAGCGCAAGATCGCGGAGATCGAGAAGACCCTGCCCCCGGGAATGACCCTCCGCGTCATCCGGGACCAGTCGGTCTTCATCAACGCCTCCATCGTCTCCCTCGAGGAGCACCTGCTCTTCGGAAGCCTCCTGGCCAGCCTGGTCGTCCTCCTCTTCATCCGTAGCCTCCGTTCCGTCGTCATCGCCTCCCTGGCCATCCCCACCTCCATCATCGCTACCTTTACCCTTCTGAAGGCGATGGACTTCACCCTAAACAACATGACGCTGCTCGCGCTCACCCTGGCGGTGGGGATCGTGATCGATGACGCCATAGTGGTGCTCGAAAACATCGTCCGCTATCTGGAAGAGAAGGGCTACGAGCCTAAGAGCGCGGCCATCGCCGCCACCCAGGAGATAACGCTGGCCGTGCTCGCCACTACTCTTTCCCTGGTGATCATCTTCCTACCCATCGCCTTCATGAACGGGTACGCTCGCCGCTACGTCAACCAGTTCGGCTGGACCATGGCCTTTTCCATCTTGGTCTCGATGTTGGTCAGCTTCACCCTCACCCCCATGCTCAGCTCGCGCCTGCTCAAGCGCGTCCCCGCGGGCGGCGCGCACGCCTCGAAAGCGTCGCCCTTTTTCGTCTGGATCGACCGGAGGTACGGCGAGATCCTGGCTTGGTCGCTCGATCACCGGAAGGCCGTGATGGGGATCGCCCTCGGGACCTTCCTCCTCGCCCTGCCCCTGAACGCGCTGGTGGGCCGGGACTGGATCCCCCCCGACGACGAGGGCGAGATCACCGCGCTCCTGAACTTGCCCGAGGGCACTTCCCTCGACGCGACCGCACGCCTCGCCACCGAGATCGCGGGGAGGATCGGCCGCCTCAAAGGCGTCGCCTTTGTGAACCCCTATATCCACGAGGGGCTCATGAGCCACGCCCACATCTACGTGAAACTCGTGGATCTCGGCAAAAGGAGCTTCTCAAATCTGGACGCGGCGGCGGAGGTCCGGAAGATCTGCGCCGGCTATCCCAACCTGCGTTCCAAGGTGATGATTCCTTCCGCCCTGGGGGGAGGGGAGACGTTCTTCCCCATCCGCGCTCTCATCCTCGGCCCCGACTTCGACCAGGTGGCGGGCGTGGCCAAGGAGGCGGCGGGGCGGATGCGGAAGGTGCCCGGACTCTTGGACGTGGATACCAGCGTGAGCATCAACAGTCCGGAGCTGCAGGTGATGATCGATCGCCAGCGAGCCTCCGACCTCGGCGTGCGGGCCGCCGACATCGGCAACGCGTTGCGCCTCATGATCGCCGGCGAGGACCAGATCTCGACCTACAAGGAAGGGGACGAACAGTACGACGTCACCATGCAGCTCCTGCCCGGGCAGCAGAAGAACCCCGAGGTCCTCTCGCGGCTCATGATCCCTTCCGCCAAGGTGGGCCAAGTGCGGTTGGACAACGTGGCCGCTATCCAGCGGGGCGTGGGCCCGGCGCGTATCGACCGCTACAACCGGCAGTTTCAGGTGCAGGTGTTCGGCAACAACGCCCCCGACTTCCCCTTGGACGCGGCGGCGCGCGCGGTGGGGGAGGAAGTCCGGAAGACCGGCCTACCTGCCGGGTACAACTTCCGCTTTACGGGCTCGGTTAAGATCCTGGACGAGACCACCCGCAACCTCATTATTGCCTTCCTGCTGGCGTCCATCTTCATGTACATGGTGCTGGCCGCTCAATTCGACAGCTTCCTCCACCCCTTCACCATCATGCTCAGCCTCCCGCTGTCGATTCCCTTCGCGCTCTTCTCCCTCTGGATCACCGCGCGCACGCTCAACCTGTGGAGCTCCCTCGGGGTGCTCCTGCTGCTCGGCATTGTCAAGAAGAACGGCATTCTTCAGGTGGACTACACAAACAAGCTCCGCGCGGAGGGCCTGCCCCTGCGGGAGGCGATCCTCAAGGCCAACCACGTGCGGTTGCGGCCCATCCTGATGACCACCCTCTCGATTGTCGCCGGCCTCATCCCCACTGCCATCGGGATCGGGGCCGGGGCCGCCCAGCGCTCGGCGGTCGCGGTTACCATCATCGGCGGCCAGACCCTGTGCCTTCTTCCCACCCTCCTAGTCACGCCCGTGGCCTACTCGCTCTTTGCGGAAGCCGAGGAGCGCGGCTTTCGGGCCAGCCTCGCCCCCCTTGTGGCTTGGGCCTGGACCGGGGTCCGCTCGCCTCGAGTCTAA
- the msrB gene encoding peptide-methionine (R)-S-oxide reductase MsrB has product MSSRSWFGLVVAGCLLLPSTARPQTKTKGWPVNFQKPKDEELRKALTPLQYEVTQKEGTEPPFRNEFADNHRAGIYVDVVSGEPLFSSLDKFESGTGWPSFTRPLETSNVRTRTDYKLGLPRNEVRSAHADSHLGHVFPDGPPPTGLRYCMNSASLRFIPAEKLAAEGYEQYVPLFEKAKR; this is encoded by the coding sequence ATGAGCAGCCGTTCCTGGTTCGGTCTCGTTGTGGCCGGCTGCCTGCTCCTGCCGTCGACAGCCCGCCCGCAAACAAAGACGAAGGGATGGCCCGTGAATTTCCAGAAGCCTAAGGACGAGGAACTTCGCAAAGCTCTCACTCCCCTCCAGTACGAGGTGACCCAGAAGGAGGGGACGGAGCCCCCGTTCCGCAACGAGTTCGCGGACAACCACCGGGCGGGCATCTACGTGGATGTCGTATCCGGAGAGCCGCTCTTCAGCTCGCTCGACAAATTCGAGTCCGGCACCGGCTGGCCGAGCTTCACGCGGCCGCTCGAGACGTCGAATGTCCGGACGCGCACCGACTACAAGCTCGGCCTTCCCCGGAACGAGGTGCGATCGGCGCACGCAGACTCGCACCTCGGGCACGTATTCCCGGACGGGCCGCCGCCCACCGGCCTCCGCTATTGCATGAACTCCGCCTCCCTGCGGTTCATACCCGCCGAGAAGCTGGCCGCGGAAGGCTACGAGCAGTACGTGCCGCTCTTCGAAAAGGCGAAGCGCTAA
- a CDS encoding superoxide dismutase family protein, protein MKLSSMFVILAASAVAASAAPVTKAGATLSPTQGSTVAGRVTFAKVDGGVKVSVHLTGLKEGAHGFHIHEFGDCSAPDGLSAGGHFNPNGEPHAGPKDAQRHTGDLGNIEAGKDGAATLEYVDTRAAFDGPNSILGRGVIVHAAADDFKTQPTGNAGARLACGVIGAAKGE, encoded by the coding sequence ATGAAGCTGAGCTCGATGTTCGTCATCCTGGCCGCGTCGGCCGTGGCCGCCAGTGCCGCGCCGGTCACGAAGGCGGGGGCCACGCTGAGCCCGACCCAGGGCAGTACCGTGGCCGGCAGGGTCACGTTCGCCAAGGTGGACGGAGGAGTCAAGGTCAGCGTCCATCTCACGGGCTTGAAGGAAGGTGCCCACGGGTTCCACATTCATGAGTTTGGGGACTGCTCGGCGCCGGACGGCCTTTCCGCGGGTGGGCACTTCAACCCCAACGGCGAGCCGCACGCCGGCCCCAAGGATGCCCAGCGTCACACCGGAGACCTCGGGAACATCGAGGCCGGCAAGGACGGGGCGGCCACCTTGGAGTACGTGGACACCCGAGCCGCCTTCGACGGCCCGAACAGCATCCTGGGGCGCGGCGTGATCGTCCATGCCGCAGCGGACGACTTCAAGACCCAGCCCACGGGGAATGCGGGTGCTCGTCTGGCTTGCGGCGTGATCGGAGCGGCCAAGGGGGAGTAG
- a CDS encoding efflux RND transporter periplasmic adaptor subunit, with protein sequence MAAPQRGRVPVSLLAVIVATAGMGCARGRASDDPRRGGKPVKARVVPVVARTIQRTVEAVGSLFPFEEVTVGSEVEGRVDEVYVDVGDRVTRGRPLVKIVAVELSLTLEQERAALRQIEARLGPSEGGGELRSPTEAAEVKKAEADRTDAAQKYQRTQELLTQGLIARESFDEAEARYHGAQAAYDMAVQNVQNLRAQAAQHTASVALADKKLRDTLIRAPFPGQVKQRNVSPGQYVKVQTPVMVIVDNDPLRVRLKVPEKMAGWVAVGRPVNVQVEAYPGRTFVGELSRINPSVDPQTRSFEVEALLDNKEGLLKPGFFARATIASNHVDTALLVPPEALRYLYGVYKIYTVEHSALRETEVKLGAREGGEVEIVAGIKDGARVAVPVAGQELRDGAPVDPVE encoded by the coding sequence ATGGCGGCGCCGCAGCGCGGTCGCGTCCCGGTCTCGCTCCTGGCCGTGATCGTTGCCACCGCCGGTATGGGGTGCGCGAGGGGGCGCGCGAGCGATGATCCCCGCCGCGGGGGCAAGCCGGTCAAGGCCCGGGTGGTGCCGGTGGTCGCGCGAACGATCCAGCGCACGGTAGAGGCCGTGGGCTCGCTATTCCCGTTCGAAGAGGTCACGGTGGGCTCGGAGGTGGAAGGGAGGGTCGACGAGGTGTACGTGGATGTGGGAGACCGCGTCACTCGAGGCCGGCCATTGGTGAAGATCGTCGCCGTCGAGCTCAGCTTGACCCTGGAACAGGAGCGGGCCGCCCTGCGGCAGATTGAAGCGCGCCTGGGCCCCTCCGAAGGCGGCGGGGAACTAAGGAGCCCGACGGAGGCGGCGGAGGTAAAGAAAGCGGAGGCCGACCGGACGGACGCGGCCCAGAAATACCAACGCACGCAAGAGCTCCTCACGCAGGGCCTCATCGCCCGCGAGAGTTTCGACGAGGCGGAGGCGCGCTACCACGGGGCGCAGGCCGCCTATGACATGGCGGTGCAGAACGTCCAGAACCTGCGGGCCCAGGCCGCCCAACACACGGCTTCGGTGGCCCTAGCCGACAAGAAGCTGCGCGATACCCTGATCCGCGCCCCTTTCCCGGGTCAAGTGAAGCAGCGCAACGTCAGCCCCGGGCAATACGTGAAGGTGCAGACCCCGGTCATGGTGATCGTGGACAATGACCCCCTGCGCGTGCGGCTCAAGGTCCCGGAGAAGATGGCGGGCTGGGTCGCGGTGGGCCGGCCGGTGAACGTCCAGGTCGAGGCCTACCCCGGTCGCACTTTCGTGGGCGAGCTCTCGCGCATCAACCCCTCCGTGGACCCCCAGACCCGCTCCTTCGAGGTGGAGGCGCTCCTCGACAACAAAGAGGGCTTGCTTAAACCGGGCTTCTTCGCCCGGGCCACCATCGCCTCCAACCATGTGGACACTGCCCTCCTCGTACCCCCGGAGGCCCTGCGCTATCTCTACGGCGTCTATAAGATCTATACGGTCGAGCACAGCGCGCTCCGCGAGACCGAGGTCAAGCTGGGCGCGCGAGAGGGCGGCGAGGTCGAGATCGTAGCCGGCATCAAGGATGGCGCGCGGGTGGCGGTTCCCGTCGCGGGCCAGGAACTGCGGGACGGGGCGCCCGTAGATCCGGTGGAGTAA
- a CDS encoding TPM domain-containing protein translates to MFLAQRRLLRSIDGERVKKAIQDAERLTSGEIRVSVAPFFWGGLRAAAERAFSRLGMTATRDRNGILLFIVPSRRSFVVLGDEGIHAKVGPEFWSDVTKAMSERFRSGDFTGGLVHGIETVGRELATHFPYDAATDVNELPDDIDFGGKS, encoded by the coding sequence ATGTTTCTTGCCCAGAGGAGACTGCTGCGCAGCATCGACGGTGAGCGGGTGAAGAAGGCCATCCAGGATGCCGAGCGGCTGACCTCCGGGGAGATCCGCGTCTCCGTGGCACCGTTCTTCTGGGGCGGCCTACGGGCCGCCGCCGAGCGGGCCTTCTCACGGCTGGGGATGACCGCAACCCGCGACCGCAACGGGATCCTCCTTTTCATCGTGCCCTCGCGGCGCAGCTTCGTGGTCCTGGGGGACGAGGGGATCCACGCCAAAGTGGGCCCCGAGTTCTGGAGCGATGTTACTAAGGCCATGTCCGAGCGCTTCCGCTCCGGAGACTTCACGGGCGGCCTCGTCCACGGAATCGAGACCGTAGGCCGGGAGCTGGCCACGCACTTTCCCTACGACGCGGCGACGGATGTGAACGAGCTTCCGGACGACATCGACTTCGGGGGAAAGAGCTAA